The following proteins are encoded in a genomic region of Phragmites australis chromosome 9, lpPhrAust1.1, whole genome shotgun sequence:
- the LOC133929107 gene encoding NADH--cytochrome b5 reductase 1-like produces MEFLRGQRTETMVAVAVAVAAVAAGAAFLYLRSKKRRGCLDPENFKEFKLVEMRQLSHNVAKFKFALPSPTSVLGLPIGQHISCRGQDAAGEEVIKPYTPTTLDSDLGYFELVIKMYPQGRMSHHFREMKVGDYLSVKGPKGRFKYQPGQVRAFGMLAGGSGITPMFQVTRAILENPNDNTKVHLIYANVTYDDILLKEELDRMAKNYPDRFKIYYVLNQPPEVWDGGVGFVSKEMIQTHCPAHAVDIQILRCGPPPMNKAMAAHLDELGYTKEMQFQF; encoded by the exons ATGGAGTTCCTGCGGGGGCAGAGGACGGAGACCATGGTGGCCGTCGCGGTCGCCGTGGCCGCcgtggccgccggcgccgccttcCTCTACCTCCGGAGCAAGAAACGCAGGG gCTGCTTGGATCCTGAGAACTTCAAGGAGTTTAAACTTGTCGAAATGAGGCAACTCAGTCATAATGTGGCGAAATTCAAATTTGCACTTCCATCACCTACTTCTGTGTTGGGTCTTCCAATAGGCCAACATATAAGCTGCAG AGGCCAGgatgctgctggtgaggaagtaATCAAGCCTTATACTCCAACTACCCTGGACTCTGATCTTGGATACTTTGAGCTTGTTATAAAG ATGTATCCCCAAGGAAGAATGTCTCATCATTTTCGTGAGATGAAAGTCGGTGACTATTTGTCAGTGAAGGGGCCCAAG GGCCGTTTCAAGTACCAACCTGGACAAGTGAGAGCATTTGGAATGTTAGCTGGAGGATCAGGCATTACCCCAATGTTCCAA GTCACAAGGGCGATTCTTGAAAACCCAAATGACAATACAAAAGTTCACTTAATCTATGCTAATGTCACATATGATGACATTCTTCTGAAG GAAGAACTGGACAGGATGGCCAAAAACTACCCTGATCGTTTCAAGATCTACTATGTCTTGAACCAG CCTCCTGAAGTCTGGGATGGTGGCGTTGGGTTTGTGTCGAAGGAAATGATCCAAACTCATTGTCCAGCACATGCTGTCGACATTCAG ATATTGAGATGTGGGCCTCCTCCCATGAACAAAGCCATGGCTGCACACCTGGACGAACTTGGCTACACCAAAGAAATGCAGTTCCAGTTCTAA
- the LOC133929106 gene encoding LOW QUALITY PROTEIN: E3 ubiquitin-protein ligase SIRP1-like (The sequence of the model RefSeq protein was modified relative to this genomic sequence to represent the inferred CDS: inserted 2 bases in 1 codon) yields MAEAAITRYWCHECEQAIEEAMVEEIKCPFCDGGFIEEMIGEEFEGLTSQRSEQDLSQRGTLDNPSEQPGATRDSGEDDDDMGREFEGFIRRHQRASALRRVLDSIQDDLSADRERDNSILINAFNQALSLQGSVLDPDEVQGDQGGSSNDDVLLEEYVLGAGLSLLLQHLAENDPNWYGTPPAKKEAVEALPTVKIEEVVSCSVCLDDLELGSQAKQMPCEHKFHSPCILPWLELHSSCPVCRFELPSEETKDLNEPSNIXDRTESIHEEVRADEPGNGSENSNRTWALVPWFNGLFSTHELQTARGAFTNQQPPPAPGTNPNAGES; encoded by the exons ATGGCAGAAGCTGCAATCACAAGGTATTGGTGCCATGAATGTGAGCAGGCCATTGAGGAGGCCATGGTGGAGGAGATCAAGTGCCCATTCTGTGATGGTGGATTCATCGAAGAGATGATTGGTGAGGAATTTGAGGGGTTAACAAGCCAGCGGTCAGAGCAGGATTTGTCACAACGGGGAACGTTGGACAACCCTTCTGAGCAGCCAGGAGCGACGAGGGACAGCggtgaggatgatgatgatatggGCCGTGAGTTTGAGGGTTTCATCAGGAGGCATCAACGGGCATCAGCTCTGCGTCGGGTGCTTGACAGCATCCAAGACGACCTCAGTGCTGACAGGGAAAGAGACAACTCCATTCTGATCAATGCCTTCAACCAGGCCCTCTCTCTGCAAGGCTCGGTGCTTGATCCCGATGAGGTCCAAGGTGACCAAGGCGGCTCTAGCAATGATGATGTTTTGCTGGAGGAGTACGTCCTAGGGGCTGGGCTGAGCTTGCTGCTTCAACATTTGGCTGAGAACGACCCAAACTGGTATGGTACCCCTCCTGCGAAGAAAGAGGCGGTTGAAGCTCTGCCCACTGTCAAAATCGAAGAGGTTGTCAGCTGTTCAGTCTGCCTTGATGATCTTGAGCTGGGGTCCCAGGCAAAGCAGATGCCTTGTGAACATAAGTTCCACTCTCCTTGCATACTGCCATGGCTTGAACTCCATAGTTCCTGCCCTGTTTGCCGGTTTGAGCTACCGTCTGAAGAGACGAAAGATTTGAACGAGCCTAGCAATAT GGACAGAACGGAGAGCATCCATGAGGAAGTCAGAGCTGATGAACCTGGGAATGGCAGTGAGAACAGTAACAGAACTTGGGCCCTTGTTCCCTGGTTCAATGGGCTATTTTCGACGCATGAACTACAAACTGCCAGAGGCGCTTTCACCAATCAACAGCCACCTCCTGCTCCTGGAACCAACCCGAATGCAGGGGAAAGTTGA